In Streptomyces sp. NBC_01717, one DNA window encodes the following:
- a CDS encoding Tox-REase-5 domain-containing protein: protein MSAIGGIPAYGGDAPAPGEGRRELPRALGAARILLHVLFGATVLGGLGLFGSALAADAMGGVVIGLALYGAAPGVLGWILSRRAWTGGRGVWGGLIAVQVWLILGGLANVANGSVHGFTQVFLPVLILVLLTRTQSREWFRLPVRAREDKPEFSLSHMITWRRDRGQTALEYLGLVLIVVALIGALVLSGVGGQITDRLQAAICSLTGTSCEVAGTGSDTVGAGRTAGGTDGGGSDAGGSAVAGGSDSGGADNGGAVAGGTDAGSTGAGGASGSGAGGANGTGAGGANGAGGSTAGTASGGAGGGSATGSGGGTGGPDGPGTDTYPETSTEPEATYDTPVSDADSDDSGDSGNDGDKKEDCGGWGFFGCAWDRTTQVVKGLAVDGVWGDVTGIIDLFKPETWSGLADYGKQLGGTWMQDSKDAGSKWDKGDYFGALGDWGKASVNTVVKVGDDMFVGDEVRDRWNNGEKTRAVTDVVWNIGSLFIPGYDVAKVVGKASKLGKLGKVAAKVAEAAENAGNAARRARKAAEVGDIDGVRKAAKEADEAADEAEDAARKTGCSIALGPRVRYGGYGGIPGAGTGVLAAGPPDHVILADDGCDKAAEAKAKEAREQERAAWTDKKRAEEKDRAAKALADKKPYPDPKRNDTSDPRNYNPPEWAEDLKDPELGSADLGDGYWASRDRNPPPNWENESWLRYQEQVTGTKRGKEYVVAHPDEGVPQVEYDGWDSGRQTFLEAKNGYESYLSKSDKSTLTDSGKQKFVDEAQRQIDASGGRAVEWHFSNPEVAKAARKAFREKGLRVKVVYTAQKTGDSTRKPGAFD from the coding sequence ATGTCCGCGATCGGTGGCATACCCGCATACGGAGGTGACGCTCCGGCGCCGGGTGAGGGGCGACGGGAGCTGCCACGGGCACTCGGAGCGGCCCGCATCCTGCTGCATGTCCTGTTCGGAGCCACCGTGCTGGGCGGCCTCGGGCTGTTCGGCTCCGCGCTCGCCGCGGACGCGATGGGCGGCGTGGTCATCGGCCTCGCGCTGTACGGGGCCGCGCCCGGAGTCCTGGGCTGGATTCTCTCGCGACGCGCCTGGACCGGCGGCAGGGGTGTATGGGGCGGCCTGATCGCCGTACAGGTGTGGCTGATCCTCGGCGGCCTCGCCAACGTTGCGAACGGGTCGGTGCACGGCTTCACCCAGGTGTTCCTGCCCGTACTGATCCTGGTGCTCCTCACCCGGACACAGAGCCGCGAGTGGTTCCGGCTGCCGGTGCGGGCCCGGGAGGACAAGCCCGAGTTCTCGCTCTCCCACATGATCACCTGGCGGCGGGACCGGGGGCAGACGGCTCTGGAGTACCTGGGCCTGGTCCTGATCGTCGTGGCGCTCATCGGCGCGCTGGTGCTGAGCGGAGTCGGCGGCCAGATCACGGACCGTCTCCAGGCGGCGATCTGCTCGCTCACGGGCACGTCGTGCGAGGTGGCGGGCACCGGCAGCGACACGGTCGGCGCCGGTAGGACCGCGGGCGGTACGGACGGGGGCGGTTCGGACGCGGGTGGCAGCGCCGTCGCCGGGGGTTCGGACTCGGGCGGCGCCGACAACGGCGGCGCCGTCGCCGGTGGCACGGATGCGGGATCCACCGGTGCGGGTGGTGCGAGCGGCAGCGGCGCGGGTGGTGCGAACGGTACTGGCGCGGGTGGTGCGAACGGCGCCGGCGGCTCCACCGCCGGGACAGCGAGCGGGGGCGCCGGCGGGGGCTCCGCCACCGGATCCGGCGGCGGCACCGGCGGACCCGACGGTCCGGGCACCGACACCTACCCCGAGACCAGCACCGAGCCCGAGGCCACGTACGACACCCCCGTCTCGGACGCGGACTCCGACGACTCCGGCGACTCCGGGAACGACGGGGACAAGAAGGAGGACTGCGGCGGCTGGGGCTTCTTCGGCTGTGCATGGGACCGCACCACGCAGGTCGTCAAGGGCCTCGCCGTCGACGGTGTCTGGGGCGATGTCACCGGCATCATCGACCTGTTCAAGCCCGAGACCTGGTCCGGCCTGGCCGATTACGGCAAGCAGCTGGGCGGCACGTGGATGCAGGACTCCAAGGACGCCGGGAGCAAGTGGGACAAGGGCGACTACTTCGGTGCGCTCGGCGACTGGGGCAAGGCCTCGGTCAACACCGTCGTGAAGGTCGGCGACGACATGTTCGTCGGCGACGAGGTGCGGGACCGCTGGAACAACGGCGAGAAGACGCGGGCCGTCACCGACGTCGTCTGGAACATCGGATCGCTCTTCATCCCCGGCTACGACGTAGCGAAGGTCGTCGGCAAGGCCAGCAAGCTCGGCAAGCTCGGCAAGGTCGCCGCGAAGGTGGCCGAAGCCGCCGAGAACGCCGGCAACGCCGCGCGCCGCGCCCGTAAGGCCGCTGAGGTCGGAGACATCGACGGTGTCCGCAAGGCGGCCAAGGAGGCCGACGAGGCGGCGGACGAAGCAGAGGATGCGGCGCGCAAGACGGGCTGCAGCATCGCCCTCGGCCCCCGGGTGCGCTACGGAGGCTACGGCGGGATCCCCGGGGCCGGAACCGGGGTGCTCGCGGCAGGGCCCCCGGACCATGTGATCCTCGCCGACGACGGCTGCGACAAGGCGGCCGAGGCCAAGGCGAAGGAGGCCCGGGAGCAGGAACGGGCCGCCTGGACGGACAAGAAGCGTGCCGAGGAGAAGGATCGCGCGGCCAAGGCGCTGGCGGACAAGAAGCCGTATCCCGATCCCAAGCGCAACGACACCTCCGACCCGCGCAACTACAACCCGCCGGAGTGGGCCGAGGATCTCAAGGACCCGGAGCTGGGGTCCGCCGACCTCGGCGACGGCTACTGGGCGAGCCGCGACCGCAACCCTCCGCCCAACTGGGAGAACGAGTCCTGGCTGCGCTACCAGGAACAGGTCACCGGCACCAAGCGCGGCAAGGAGTACGTCGTCGCGCACCCGGACGAGGGCGTGCCGCAGGTGGAGTACGACGGCTGGGACTCCGGTCGGCAGACGTTCCTGGAGGCCAAGAACGGTTACGAGAGCTACCTCTCCAAGAGTGACAAGAGCACGCTCACCGATTCCGGCAAGCAGAAGTTCGTCGACGAGGCTCAGCGCCAGATCGACGCGTCCGGCGGCCGTGCCGTCGAATGGCACTTCTCCAACCCGGAGGTGGCCAAGGCCGCCCGCAAGGCGTTCCGGGAGAAAGGTCTGCGGGTCAAGGTCGTCTACACCGCGCAGAAGACGGGGGACAGCACCAGGAAGCCCGGGGCTTTCGACTAG
- a CDS encoding DsbA family oxidoreductase, producing the protein MRVEIWSDIACPWCYIGKARFEKGLSGFAHRDEVEVVHRSFELDPGRTKGDTAQVIDMLAQKYGRTREEARSMEANVAANAHAEGLGYRTEGRDHGNTFDIHRLLHLAKARGRQDELLTLAYRANFAEERSVFDAEVLIELALEAGLDGDEARAVLADPEAYAAEVRADEQEASELGANAVPFFVLDRRYGISGGQPAEVFAQALEQAWKDRPLTAIGSDGAACDAEGACEVPQAGSQG; encoded by the coding sequence ATGCGCGTCGAGATCTGGAGCGACATCGCCTGCCCCTGGTGCTACATCGGCAAGGCCCGCTTCGAGAAGGGCCTGTCGGGGTTCGCCCATCGCGACGAGGTCGAGGTCGTGCACCGGTCCTTCGAGCTAGACCCGGGCCGCACCAAGGGCGACACCGCCCAGGTGATCGACATGCTGGCGCAGAAGTACGGGCGTACCCGTGAGGAAGCCCGGTCCATGGAGGCGAACGTCGCGGCCAACGCGCACGCCGAAGGGCTCGGCTACCGGACCGAGGGGCGCGACCACGGAAACACCTTCGACATCCACCGGCTGCTCCACCTCGCCAAGGCCCGCGGACGCCAGGACGAGCTGCTGACACTCGCCTACCGGGCGAACTTCGCCGAGGAGCGGTCCGTCTTCGACGCCGAGGTGCTGATCGAGCTCGCCCTCGAGGCCGGGCTCGACGGCGACGAGGCGCGGGCCGTGCTCGCCGACCCGGAGGCGTACGCGGCCGAGGTGCGGGCCGACGAGCAGGAGGCGTCCGAACTGGGCGCCAACGCCGTGCCTTTCTTCGTCCTCGACCGGCGGTACGGGATCTCCGGCGGCCAGCCCGCCGAGGTCTTCGCGCAGGCGCTGGAGCAGGCGTGGAAGGACCGTCCGCTGACCGCCATCGGCTCGGACGGAGCGGCCTGCGACGCCGAGGGGGCCTGCGAGGTTCCGCAGGCCGGCAGCCAGGGCTGA